The Mobula birostris isolate sMobBir1 chromosome 6, sMobBir1.hap1, whole genome shotgun sequence genome has a window encoding:
- the scrn3 gene encoding secernin-3 has protein sequence MAFRSKYPPKSCDTFVALPPATVDNQLIFGKNSDRPSDEVQEVVFFPAATYQPGDKVECTYIQVDQVAKTHAVVLSRPSWLWGAEMGANEHGVCIGNEAVWGKEEQNDKEALLGMDLVRLGLERSETAEEAVDILTDLLEKYGQGGNCMEDEVTFTYYNSFLIADKKEAWVLETVGKYWAAERVSEGVRNISNQLSITTKINKEHPELRDHAKNRGWWDGKMKFDFAAVYSYQGSAKELDDRYCAGLRLLNKHKGNIRVETMMEILRDKESGINMEGGFTTTGSMASILPTDTNLHCIHFFTATPYPERSVFKPFIFVQNMRQFLLTSSPSFGPDDPVKKKPRFQSKPDRRHALYKKHEVAAAFMETKKAKASKMLEDIKALEKKQLETVEDVLQHGIPDTTKVVHLFSDCVTEEISIYNL, from the exons ATGGCTTTCAGAAGCAAGTATCCTCCAAAGTCTTGTGACACATTCGTGGCTTTACCTCCAGCAACAGTTGATAATCAGCTAATTTTTGGAAAAAACTCAGACAGACCTTCTGATGAAGTCCAGGAAGTTGTTTTCTTTCCTGCAGCAACCTATCAACCAGGAGACAAGGTTGAG TGTACATACATACAGGTTGATCAGGTTGCAAAGACGCATGCAGTTGTTCTGAGCCGTCCGTCTTGGCTATGGGGGGCTGAAATGGGAGCCAATGAACATGGAGTATGTATCGGCAATGAGGCAGTCTGGGgaaaagaagaacaaaatgaCAAAGAAGCTCTTTTGGGCATGGATTTAGTGAG ACTTGGACTTGAACGTTCTGAAACAGCAGAGGAGGCAGTCGATATTCTTACTGATCTGCTAGAGAAATATGGACAGGGTGGAAACTGCATGGAAGATGAAGTTACGTTTACGTATTACAACAGCTTTCTAATTGCTGACAAAAAGGAAGCATGGGTATTAGAGACGGTTGGTAAATACTGGGCAGCAGAAAGAGTTTCAG AGGGGGTACGGAATATTTCCAATCAGCTTTCCATAACAACGAAGATCAATAAAGAACACCCAGAACTGAGAGATCATGCAAAGAAtcgaggctggtgggatggtaaaATGAAGTTCGACTTTGCTGCTGTGTATTCCTATCAGGGCTCTGCTAAGGAATTGGATGATCGATATTGCGCTGGCCTCCGTCTTCTGAATAAGCATAAAG GAAATATTAGAGTTGAAACAATGATGGAAATTCTCCGGGACAAAGAGAGTGGTATTAACATGGAAGGTGGCTTCACGACAACAGGAAGCATGGCCTCCATTCTTCCAACGGACACTAATCTTCACTGCATTCATTTTTTTACAGCAACTCCTTACCCTGAGAG GTCTGTTTTCAAACCATTTATCTTTGTTCAAAATATGAGGCAGTTTTTACTGACAAGTTCACCTTCATTTGGTCCCGATGATCCAGTAAAAAAGAAACCCCGGTTCCAGAGTAAACCAGACAGAAGACATGCCCTCTATAAAAAGCATGAAGTGGCAGCTGCATTCATGGAGACCAAAAAG GCTAAAGCTTCTAAGATGCTTGAAGATATAAAAGCACTGGAAAAGAAGCAGCTTGAAACAGTGGAGGATGTCCTTCAGCATGGAATACCAGATACGACAAAAGTTGTTCATCTCTTTTCTGATTGTGTAACTGAGGAAATATCAATTTACAATTTGTAA